The Pieris napi chromosome 21, ilPieNapi1.2, whole genome shotgun sequence genome contains a region encoding:
- the LOC125060443 gene encoding 4-coumarate--CoA ligase 3-like produces the protein MFVSRFEKIVECRIVSFLRRNHVWTKNRIVKSPYRDIEITNFSVSEYILSNIHKWENKTAVVCGITDRQYTYGQLYKHSRTLGAHLRRNFKLQDGDAVAVMMPNLPEYPITLLGILSAGGVVTTLNPVYTSYEVQRQIAMSDTKLIFTIPEVVPVIQEALSLAKKNIPIIVMDVENNRQDGTISYKEIVNNTNVDLSILKEVKRNPEDVSFLLYSSGTTGLPKGVELTNRNIVANCKQQDTDLRMYDFTTETNQDAALAIIPMYHSYGLTVVTLHKLAVGLKLVTMPKFKPETCVKALEKHSIDLFFLAPPLMLFLSSYPGVKAKHIERCRSVTIGGAPLPKADIEAFLKKVERDVHVGQAYGLTETSPVATLAPLGFKNYTSVGYAIPNVELRIIDSESNNLGPNEVGELLIKGPNVMKGYKNNPEANKQALVEDGWFRSGDLASISDDGVLTIADRLKELIKVSAFQVAPAELESVLKEHPDVFDAAVVPIPDPITGQKPKAFVVLKDNKHTSDNDILAFVSKRVAPYKRIKEIAFLNEIPKNPSGKIMRRTLVEKYCS, from the exons atgtttgtgtCGCGGTTCGAAAAAATCGTGGAATGTCGTATAGTGAGTTTTCTAAGAAGAAATCATGTGTGGACGAAAAATAGAATTGTGAAATCACCTTaccgtgatattgaaataactAATTTTTCTGTGTccgaatatattttaagtaatatacaCAAATGGGAGAACAAAACAGCTGTG GTATGTGGGATCACCGACAGACAATATACATATGGGCAGCTTTACAAACATTCACGGACATTAGGGGCTCATTTGAGACGAAACTTCAAATTACAAGATGGCGACGCTGTTGCAGTAATGATGCCGAATTTGCCGGAGTACCCCATCACGTTACTCGGCATATTATCAGCAGGGGGTGTTGTTACAACTCTCAATCCAGTATATACATCGT ATGAAGTACAAAGACAAATAGCAATGTCAGATACTAAACTTATATTCACAATCCCAGAAGTAGTTCCCGTCATTCAAGAGGCTTTATCTCTAGCAAAGAAAAACATTCCTATAATTGTCATGGATGTGGAAAACAACCGTCAAGACGGCACAATTTCGTATAAAGAAATCGTTAATAACACAAACGTTGatttaagtattcttaaagAGGTTAAAAGGAATCCAGAAGATGTCTCTTTTCTTCTATACTCTAGTGGAACTACGGGATTGCCTAAAGGCGTGGAATTAACCAATAGGAATATCGTTGCCAATTGTAAGCAGCAAGATACAGATTTAAGAATGTATGACTTTACTACTG aaacAAATCAAGATGCTGCTCTTGCAATAATTCCAATGTACCATTCATATGGTTTGACTGTGGTCACCCTTCACAAGTTGGCAGTTGGGTTGAAATTGGTGACAATGCCGAAATTCAAACCGGAAACATGCGTCAAGGCTCTGGAAAAACATAGcattgatttgttttttttggcCCCACCACTCA TGCTTTTCCTGAGTTCGTATCCTGGAGTGAAGGCAAAGCATATTGAGCGTTGCAGATCTGTCACCATTGGAGGAGCACCGTTACCCAAAGCTGATATTGAAGCGTTTCTGAAAAAAGTTgag AGAGATGTTCACGTTGGACAAGCGTATGGATTAACGGAAACAAGTCCAGTAGCAACATTAGCACCTCTTGGCTTCAAGAACTATACATCTGTTGGTTATGCTATACCAAACGTCGAGCTTCGGATAATTGATAGCGAATCAAATAATTTGGGACCTAATGAG gTTGGAGAATTACTAATCAAAGGGCCTAACGTTATGAAAGGATACAAAAATAACCCCGAAGCCAACAAGCAGGCGTTGGTTGAAGATGGCTGGTTCCGGAGTGGTGATTTGGCCAGTATTTCTGATGATGGAGTACTAACCATTGCTGATAGGTTAAAGGAGCTGATCAAG GTCAGCGCATTCCAGGTCGCTCCAGCTGAACTAGAAAGTGTTTTAAAAGAACATCCAGATGTCTTTGACGCAGCAGTTGTACCTATACCAGATCCAATCACTGGGCAAAAGCCAAAAGCCTTTGTAGTGTTGAAAGACAACAAACACACAAGTGATAATGATATCCTAGCATTTGTTAGTAAAAGAGTTGCGCCATACAAGCGAATTAAGGAAATTGCTTTTCTTAATGAAATACCCAAGAACCCGTCGGGAAAGATTATGAGAAGGAcacttgttgaaaaatattgttcgTAG